In a single window of the Methylophaga frappieri genome:
- a CDS encoding flagellar hook-length control protein FliK — protein sequence MQVTSQPTAASLVQVENTQRSLSGIAIGEQREARVILIEQGNLVTLQLADRQLQIRSALPLQPGQSLILERTSANQILLLTATGRPIPVSQALTLQPGLQLPVEISQILSGDQVLVRLRSPQPGLPDEIQLDISRLRDTMPTALLRSGSPLLLEILRTEPLSVAVRPAVTIVETLHKQLLSQFVSPPPTLRGLFTPSGNALSSTTVGSPVQTVIRQLVQSLPNPMSISEAGKLQQAIQHSGVFLESQLSQQQSVSQDFKGNLLRLTAAVEQAIQQQRAQTQTLSGTLPVEVRDRLIQLLSQPQLLNTLPTQFRENWLKQGQAPIRLLTQLLGSQLTAPMQGVVGSANTAASGAEQAVNAATELARLQLLLRETGQTLSRIQLNQLTMVREAENTPTGGGQPWLLDIPVRDKQQLNWVQLYFQQGQAESDQQDNWEISVNLDTAQLGRIQANLSLQMPYLKLILIAETTAVVDLLTQDLAILQTRLTELGLTVTKCTCRKGHVDWLDAAELGQQGNALVDITI from the coding sequence ATGCAGGTGACATCGCAGCCTACCGCCGCCAGTCTGGTTCAGGTTGAAAATACCCAGCGTAGCCTGAGTGGTATTGCTATTGGTGAGCAACGTGAAGCGAGGGTTATCCTGATCGAGCAAGGCAACCTCGTGACATTACAGTTGGCAGATCGTCAATTGCAGATCCGTTCTGCATTGCCGCTCCAGCCTGGACAGTCACTGATACTGGAGCGGACGTCGGCAAACCAGATATTATTGTTAACGGCCACAGGGCGACCCATACCGGTCAGCCAAGCACTGACCTTGCAACCTGGATTACAGTTGCCCGTTGAGATTAGTCAAATATTGTCTGGGGATCAGGTTTTGGTCCGCTTGCGCTCACCACAACCGGGTTTACCAGATGAAATACAACTAGATATCAGTCGATTACGAGACACGATGCCAACCGCCTTGTTGCGTTCGGGTAGCCCGTTACTTCTGGAAATCCTACGAACCGAACCTTTATCGGTTGCTGTACGCCCGGCGGTCACCATAGTGGAGACGTTGCATAAACAGTTATTGAGTCAGTTTGTCTCTCCACCACCCACGTTGCGGGGTCTTTTTACGCCCAGTGGGAATGCATTGTCCTCAACAACTGTCGGTTCACCGGTACAGACTGTGATTCGCCAGCTAGTCCAATCACTGCCGAATCCAATGTCGATTAGCGAAGCGGGAAAATTACAGCAGGCTATTCAACACTCAGGCGTATTTCTGGAGAGTCAACTCAGTCAGCAACAATCGGTTAGTCAAGACTTCAAAGGTAATTTACTGCGCTTGACCGCCGCAGTTGAACAAGCAATTCAACAACAACGTGCACAAACACAGACCCTTTCAGGGACGTTGCCTGTCGAAGTGCGGGATCGATTAATTCAACTGTTAAGTCAGCCCCAGTTGTTAAACACGTTGCCGACACAATTTCGGGAAAACTGGTTAAAACAAGGGCAGGCACCGATCAGACTATTAACGCAGTTACTCGGAAGCCAATTGACAGCCCCAATGCAAGGTGTTGTCGGATCGGCAAATACAGCGGCAAGTGGTGCTGAACAAGCCGTGAATGCGGCCACAGAACTGGCCCGTTTACAATTGCTATTACGCGAGACGGGGCAGACATTGAGCCGGATTCAACTTAATCAGTTAACCATGGTTCGTGAAGCAGAAAATACGCCAACAGGGGGGGGGCAGCCATGGCTGCTGGATATCCCGGTCCGTGATAAACAGCAACTTAATTGGGTACAGCTGTATTTTCAGCAAGGTCAGGCAGAATCGGATCAGCAGGATAACTGGGAGATTAGTGTCAATCTGGATACCGCACAGTTAGGTCGAATTCAGGCCAATCTCAGTTTGCAAATGCCCTATCTGAAATTGATTTTGATAGCCGAAACAACGGCGGTCGTGGACTTGTTAACGCAGGATTTAGCCATTTTACAAACACGACTGACCGAGCTGGGTTTAACCGTGACGAAATGTACTTGTCGCAAAGGTCATGTGGATTGGCTGGATGCGGCGGAACTGGGTCAACAAGGTAACGCATTGGTCGATATTACAATATGA
- a CDS encoding pentapeptide repeat-containing protein: protein MHRLQGKWFTRHSGEVKGPFTIALLKSNLLLGRLTGETEVSQDNVNWQPLRDLPQLAELVDVFPDDVPSSQVAKHHDERDGFDRRKSATTAAQRQLRKQQRRMQEPLDRILQRQLRTRLRRHFRPKPQRWRLAATVFSLLVVSLFGLAWLYPAPFPVSESDCLTPAEPGVNWENCVFAAPDLSGKNLQQANLRNSVFATGNFMNSNLHSADLMYSDLSRADLSYTDLRAARLKGADLRQTDLQNSQLQSSDLSFADLTGARIGGADFTGAVLSGTIWINGQTCHQGSVGVCLPSPDN, encoded by the coding sequence ATGCATCGATTACAAGGCAAGTGGTTTACCCGACATTCAGGTGAAGTCAAAGGCCCTTTCACGATTGCTTTGTTAAAAAGCAATCTGTTACTGGGCCGTCTGACTGGTGAAACGGAAGTCAGTCAGGACAACGTTAACTGGCAGCCATTGCGTGACCTACCGCAACTGGCTGAACTCGTTGACGTCTTTCCTGACGATGTTCCTTCCAGCCAGGTAGCCAAGCATCATGATGAGCGGGATGGCTTTGACCGGCGAAAGTCAGCAACGACCGCAGCACAACGACAACTCCGAAAACAGCAGCGTCGAATGCAGGAGCCATTAGATCGCATTTTACAACGGCAGCTTCGCACCCGTCTGCGAAGACATTTTCGTCCCAAGCCCCAACGCTGGCGATTGGCAGCGACAGTCTTCAGTTTGCTGGTGGTCAGTCTGTTTGGTTTGGCCTGGTTGTATCCGGCGCCATTCCCAGTAAGCGAAAGTGATTGCCTGACGCCTGCGGAGCCGGGTGTGAACTGGGAAAACTGTGTTTTTGCGGCACCCGATCTCTCCGGTAAAAATTTACAGCAGGCAAATTTACGCAACAGCGTCTTTGCCACTGGCAATTTTATGAATAGCAATTTGCACTCAGCTGATCTGATGTACAGCGATTTAAGTCGAGCCGACCTGAGCTACACAGATCTACGGGCAGCCAGACTCAAAGGCGCAGATTTACGACAAACCGATTTGCAAAACAGTCAACTCCAGAGCAGTGATTTGAGTTTTGCAGATTTAACTGGTGCCCGCATTGGTGGTGCTGATTTCACTGGTGCGGTGCTTTCCGGCACCATCTGGATTAATGGTCAGACCTGCCATCAGGGTAGTGTCGGTGTGTGTTTGCCCAGTCCAGACAATTAA
- the apaG gene encoding Co2+/Mg2+ efflux protein ApaG, whose product MTDESNQIRVAVKTTYLESESDPARSRYLFAYTITIENVGLIPARLLSRYWKITGGDGHEQEVEGDGVVGQHPYLAPTEQFTYTSAAMLDTPVGMMQGQYTMLNDDGVRFAVDIPAFTLAMPQTLH is encoded by the coding sequence ATGACTGATGAAAGTAATCAAATTCGGGTAGCCGTAAAAACAACCTATCTTGAGTCTGAGTCTGATCCGGCTCGGTCTCGATACCTATTTGCCTACACGATTACCATTGAAAATGTGGGCTTAATACCCGCACGCTTGCTGTCTCGATATTGGAAAATCACCGGCGGTGATGGTCATGAGCAGGAGGTTGAAGGTGATGGTGTCGTGGGTCAACATCCTTACCTGGCGCCGACGGAACAGTTTACCTATACCAGTGCTGCGATGCTGGATACGCCCGTAGGGATGATGCAGGGCCAGTATACGATGCTCAATGATGATGGGGTTCGCTTCGCGGTGGACATTCCAGCCTTCACATTGGCCATGCCGCAGACATTACATTAA
- a CDS encoding glucokinase codes for MATFLAADIGGTKTILRLFDSQEQVLLQHYYVSAEFADFESLLADFFSRIESTLLPIRVACFAVAGPVNKTVAHVTNLPWQLDAERLRQKWPIQQVELMNDFAAVAAGIAQLTTDDLRILQTGDVALSAPRAVIGAGTGLGQAYMTPDANGWQVWATEGGHTDFAPADAQQQALLASLWQRWPHVSNERLVSGAGLQEIYAFLAKQYPLSASLDADRDAAMQISELAHQDDPLSKAAMALFVQLYAAQAGNLALTIMPRGGLFLAGGIVAKNHTFFETGDFIKHFQAKGRMQPIMAAIPVYLILQQNTGLLGAAMHARQSAV; via the coding sequence ATGGCAACGTTTCTGGCAGCAGATATTGGCGGCACAAAAACGATACTGCGCTTATTCGATAGCCAGGAACAGGTGTTATTACAGCACTATTACGTTAGCGCTGAGTTTGCCGACTTTGAATCACTTTTGGCCGATTTTTTTAGTCGTATCGAGTCGACGTTACTCCCCATTCGGGTTGCCTGTTTTGCGGTTGCCGGGCCGGTTAACAAAACAGTTGCTCACGTGACCAATTTACCTTGGCAACTGGATGCAGAAAGATTACGTCAAAAATGGCCGATACAGCAGGTTGAGCTGATGAATGATTTTGCTGCGGTTGCAGCGGGTATTGCGCAATTGACGACGGATGATTTACGGATTTTGCAGACAGGTGACGTAGCGTTGAGTGCGCCTAGAGCCGTGATCGGCGCAGGAACAGGGTTAGGGCAGGCCTATATGACGCCTGATGCAAATGGTTGGCAGGTATGGGCGACGGAAGGTGGTCATACTGACTTTGCGCCGGCTGATGCGCAGCAACAGGCATTGTTGGCATCATTGTGGCAACGCTGGCCGCATGTTTCCAATGAAAGGTTAGTTTCTGGTGCGGGGCTTCAGGAAATTTATGCGTTTCTTGCCAAGCAGTATCCGTTGTCAGCGTCATTGGATGCAGACCGGGATGCGGCGATGCAAATCAGTGAGCTTGCCCATCAGGATGATCCCCTGTCAAAAGCAGCAATGGCCTTATTTGTTCAGTTATATGCTGCTCAGGCAGGAAATCTGGCGCTCACTATTATGCCGCGGGGTGGCTTGTTTCTGGCTGGTGGTATTGTCGCTAAAAATCACACATTTTTTGAGACAGGTGATTTTATTAAACATTTTCAGGCCAAAGGCAGAATGCAACCGATAATGGCAGCGATCCCGGTTTACCTTATCCTGCAACAGAATACTGGTTTGTTGGGTGCAGCCATGCATGCGCGGCAAAGCGCGGTATAA
- the pgl gene encoding 6-phosphogluconolactonase, whose protein sequence is MKPQTRVLPDSNQLIIAATEQFVSTARNAIAKRGVFYVALAGGSTPKGLYQQLAQSPYRDQVDWQRVHFFFGDERCVPADHDDSNFKMARLAMLDALPVPDSNVHRMPTELGEAKAVAVAYAETIKQTMQSAPFDLVLLGLGPDGHIASLFPDTPALTVTDTITTDLYVEKFDSWRVTLTYAVINAARQVIVFIAGEAKAAIVHDITTQTVTGLPVQKLAPSGDYYWYMDQAASGQ, encoded by the coding sequence ATGAAACCGCAAACCCGAGTGCTGCCCGACAGTAACCAACTTATCATTGCTGCAACAGAGCAATTTGTCAGTACGGCACGCAATGCCATTGCCAAACGCGGCGTTTTTTATGTGGCCTTGGCGGGAGGATCGACACCCAAGGGGCTGTATCAGCAATTGGCTCAATCTCCTTATCGTGACCAAGTCGATTGGCAGCGAGTGCATTTTTTCTTTGGTGATGAACGTTGTGTGCCAGCAGATCATGATGACAGTAATTTTAAAATGGCGCGTCTGGCCATGTTGGATGCATTACCTGTGCCTGATTCAAATGTACATCGTATGCCAACCGAGTTGGGTGAGGCGAAAGCGGTTGCCGTCGCTTATGCAGAAACGATCAAGCAAACCATGCAGTCAGCGCCATTTGATCTCGTTTTATTGGGGCTGGGACCGGATGGCCATATTGCCTCCCTGTTTCCGGATACACCGGCATTGACGGTCACCGATACGATCACCACCGACCTCTACGTTGAAAAGTTTGACTCATGGCGCGTCACGTTGACCTATGCCGTGATTAATGCTGCCAGACAAGTGATTGTCTTTATTGCCGGTGAGGCAAAAGCGGCCATTGTGCATGATATTACAACGCAAACTGTGACTGGCTTACCCGTGCAAAAACTTGCGCCAAGTGGGGATTATTATTGGTATATGGACCAGGCGGCATCAGGTCAGTAG
- a CDS encoding SIMPL domain-containing protein (The SIMPL domain is named for its presence in mouse protein SIMPL (signalling molecule that associates with mouse pelle-like kinase). Bacterial member BP26, from Brucella, was shown to assemble into a channel-like structure, while YggE from E. coli has been associated with resistance to oxidative stress.), with product MIRNLLFLITLSISLPAWSEPALNYNLISLSANAKTQVSNDEVTATVQIMRNGGDPTQLSKAVNSAAQEALRIAKGYASVSLQTEGYHSQPRYSDGKIKSWLVSQRLKLTASDFTEMSELLAAIQEHGNLVSMQFTISDEVLEETRQTLIQKAIAQFQAQASDIQQQFAASGYRLVNLSVNRGGYAPRYMETMAMRSDSMVKSEPVAIEAGSNEVSVDVHGQIQLIMDSTHISEN from the coding sequence ATGATACGTAACCTACTGTTTTTAATTACTCTATCGATAAGTCTGCCAGCATGGTCGGAACCGGCGTTAAATTACAATCTGATATCGCTTTCTGCGAACGCTAAAACGCAAGTCAGCAATGATGAAGTCACTGCAACCGTGCAAATAATGCGCAATGGCGGCGACCCGACCCAACTCAGTAAAGCGGTTAATAGCGCAGCGCAGGAAGCTCTCCGAATTGCCAAAGGCTATGCGTCAGTGTCATTGCAGACTGAAGGGTATCACAGCCAGCCACGATACTCGGATGGCAAAATCAAGAGCTGGTTGGTCAGCCAACGCCTTAAGTTAACAGCCTCCGACTTTACTGAAATGAGTGAACTGTTAGCAGCCATTCAAGAACATGGCAATCTGGTCTCCATGCAATTTACTATTTCCGACGAAGTCTTGGAAGAAACGCGTCAAACCCTGATACAGAAGGCCATCGCTCAGTTTCAAGCCCAAGCAAGCGATATTCAACAACAATTCGCCGCCAGCGGATATCGCCTCGTTAATTTATCTGTTAACCGAGGTGGCTACGCACCACGGTATATGGAAACCATGGCGATGCGCAGTGACAGCATGGTCAAGTCGGAACCCGTGGCGATCGAAGCTGGCAGTAATGAAGTGAGTGTTGACGTGCATGGTCAAATTCAACTGATTATGGACTCAACCCATATTTCGGAAAACTAA
- the ilvA gene encoding threonine ammonia-lyase, biosynthetic: protein MLTEYVEKILKARVYDVAHETPLELMPRLSARFGNTILQKREDLQPVFSFKLRGAYNRMSRLTVEEAKRGVVAASAGNHAQGVALAAKKMNLSALIVMPKTTPPIKVEAVRALGAEIALHGNSYDDAYAYAQEAVAKQGRVFIHPYDDPDVIAGQGTIAMEIMRQQPDPVYAMFIPCGGGGLLAGMSAFIKAFWPQIKIIAVEPADAASLKAALSADERIKLEQVGLFADGTAVRQVGVEPFRIARETVDEVVTVDSDEICAAIMDIFEDTRSVAEPSGALAVAGVKKYITENQLTDQSLVVINSGANTNFDRLRYIAERAEIGERREVLFATTIDEKPGSFQRFCKILSDRGITEFNYRYANDAEAQVFVGVRMSGLEAERQKLFADLDGAGYSWVDFTDNEMAKLHVRYMVGGHAPQVENERLYRFEFPERPGALLRFLTHIGQRWNISLFHYRNHGAAYGRVLVGIQVAAEHDGQFQQFLDTLGYTYWHETDNPAYQLFLR from the coding sequence ATGCTCACTGAATATGTTGAAAAAATCCTGAAAGCACGGGTATATGATGTGGCGCATGAAACACCACTGGAGCTAATGCCGCGGCTTAGTGCGCGATTTGGCAACACCATTTTGCAAAAGCGAGAAGATTTGCAGCCGGTGTTTTCCTTTAAGCTGCGGGGTGCTTATAATCGGATGAGTCGCCTGACGGTGGAAGAGGCAAAACGTGGCGTGGTGGCCGCCTCAGCGGGAAATCATGCGCAGGGCGTGGCATTGGCTGCCAAAAAAATGAATCTATCAGCGCTGATTGTCATGCCCAAAACAACGCCACCTATTAAGGTCGAGGCGGTTCGTGCGCTGGGTGCTGAAATCGCCTTGCATGGCAATAGCTACGATGATGCTTATGCTTATGCGCAAGAGGCGGTTGCCAAGCAAGGCCGAGTCTTTATCCACCCTTATGATGATCCGGATGTGATTGCAGGACAGGGCACCATTGCCATGGAAATCATGCGCCAGCAGCCCGACCCTGTTTATGCCATGTTTATTCCTTGCGGCGGTGGCGGCTTATTGGCGGGGATGTCTGCGTTTATCAAGGCTTTCTGGCCACAGATCAAAATTATTGCGGTTGAGCCCGCGGATGCGGCTAGTCTGAAAGCAGCGCTATCGGCGGATGAACGGATCAAACTGGAACAGGTTGGCTTGTTTGCGGATGGGACAGCGGTTCGGCAGGTGGGCGTCGAGCCTTTTCGAATTGCCCGGGAAACCGTCGATGAAGTGGTCACCGTAGATAGTGACGAAATCTGTGCCGCGATCATGGATATCTTTGAAGATACGCGGAGTGTGGCGGAGCCTTCGGGGGCGCTGGCGGTTGCCGGAGTAAAAAAATACATCACTGAAAACCAGCTGACCGATCAATCGCTCGTGGTCATTAATAGTGGCGCCAATACCAATTTTGATCGGCTGCGTTATATTGCCGAACGCGCCGAAATTGGTGAGCGACGTGAAGTACTGTTCGCAACCACGATTGATGAAAAACCGGGTAGTTTTCAGCGGTTTTGCAAGATTTTGTCAGATCGCGGTATTACGGAGTTTAATTACCGTTATGCCAATGATGCCGAAGCACAGGTGTTTGTTGGCGTGCGGATGAGTGGTCTTGAGGCTGAGCGGCAAAAGCTATTTGCTGATCTGGATGGCGCCGGTTATTCATGGGTGGACTTTACCGATAACGAAATGGCCAAATTGCATGTGCGCTATATGGTCGGCGGCCATGCGCCACAAGTTGAAAACGAACGCTTATATCGGTTTGAATTCCCTGAAAGGCCTGGCGCGCTATTACGTTTTTTGACGCATATTGGTCAGCGTTGGAACATTAGCCTGTTTCACTATCGAAATCATGGCGCAGCTTATGGCCGCGTGCTAGTTGGTATTCAGGTCGCCGCCGAGCATGACGGGCAATTTCAACAATTTCTCGACACACTCGGCTACACCTATTGGCATGAAACGGATAATCCGGCCTATCAGCTGTTTTTACGTTAG
- the rpiA gene encoding ribose-5-phosphate isomerase RpiA: protein MTADELKKQAAWAALEYVTTTGVVGVGTGSTVNHFIDALASIKGRIEGAVSSSNASSDRLKAHGIHVFDLNEVSEVSIYVDGADESNHGLQLVKGGGGALTREKIIAAAAKEFVCIADESKLVDVLGKFPLPVEVIPMARSYVAREIVKLGGQPVYREGFITDNHNVILDVHGLDIMEPIQLEKTLNDIVGVVTNGLFAMRPADVLLLGSASGTKTVHAK from the coding sequence ATGACCGCTGATGAATTGAAAAAACAAGCTGCCTGGGCAGCATTGGAATATGTCACCACGACGGGTGTCGTGGGTGTTGGCACGGGCTCTACGGTCAATCACTTTATTGATGCACTGGCCAGCATCAAAGGCCGTATCGAAGGCGCTGTATCTAGTTCAAATGCTTCATCAGATCGTCTGAAAGCACATGGCATTCATGTCTTTGATCTGAATGAAGTGAGTGAGGTCAGTATTTACGTTGATGGCGCTGATGAATCCAATCATGGTTTACAACTTGTCAAAGGTGGTGGCGGCGCGCTGACACGCGAAAAAATCATCGCCGCCGCAGCAAAAGAATTTGTCTGTATTGCTGACGAAAGCAAGCTGGTTGATGTGCTAGGTAAATTTCCACTACCCGTGGAAGTCATCCCGATGGCGCGCAGCTATGTCGCCCGTGAAATTGTCAAACTGGGCGGCCAACCCGTTTATCGGGAAGGCTTTATTACCGATAATCATAATGTCATTCTGGATGTGCATGGCCTGGATATCATGGAACCTATCCAGCTGGAGAAAACATTGAACGATATCGTTGGCGTAGTGACCAATGGTCTGTTTGCTATGCGCCCTGCCGATGTTTTATTGCTGGGTAGTGCAAGCGGTACCAAAACGGTTCACGCTAAATAA
- a CDS encoding lipoprotein-releasing ABC transporter permease subunit, producing MFRPLSIYIGARYTKAKRRNHFISFISLTSMLGVALGVAALITVLSVMNGFEKELKERILGMTSHAWVTGADGTLADWPALEQQINDLPRVLDSAPFVEGQAMLNRGNKVRGTLVRGIDPDMEPRVSMIGDKMIQGQLTTLQAGEFGIILGKDLAIAMGVAAGDKITVITPHVTPTPAGVIPRLKRLTVVGIFEIGMYEYDSALAVMHLQDAATLFRIPGKVSGLRLKLDDVYQAPQITRDILKQLPSQYRAADWTYQHANFFRALKTEKTVMFVILMLIVAVAAFNIVSTLVMMVTDKRPDIAILRTLGMSPGGIMGIFMVQGILIGLVGTLLGVVGGVALALNISDIIAGVERLLGYQFLPADVYYISDLPSQLQWHDVTVIGITAFILSVLSTIYPSWRAAQVRPAEALRYD from the coding sequence ATGTTCCGACCATTGAGTATTTACATTGGCGCCCGCTATACCAAAGCGAAACGCCGTAATCATTTTATTTCGTTTATCTCGCTGACTTCGATGTTGGGCGTTGCGTTGGGTGTTGCTGCCTTGATTACGGTTTTGTCGGTAATGAACGGCTTTGAAAAAGAGCTCAAAGAACGCATCCTTGGCATGACATCTCATGCCTGGGTTACCGGCGCTGATGGGACGCTTGCTGACTGGCCGGCTTTGGAGCAACAAATCAACGACCTGCCCCGCGTGCTGGACTCTGCGCCTTTTGTTGAAGGCCAGGCCATGCTCAATCGAGGCAATAAAGTGCGGGGAACATTGGTCAGGGGGATTGACCCAGACATGGAACCCCGAGTGTCCATGATTGGCGACAAAATGATTCAAGGGCAACTCACCACATTACAAGCTGGCGAGTTTGGCATTATTCTTGGTAAGGATTTAGCGATTGCAATGGGCGTTGCGGCTGGCGACAAAATTACCGTTATCACACCGCATGTTACCCCAACACCGGCAGGTGTCATCCCTCGTTTAAAAAGGCTGACCGTTGTCGGCATTTTTGAAATTGGTATGTATGAATACGATAGTGCGCTCGCCGTAATGCATTTACAGGATGCCGCAACGCTGTTTCGTATTCCTGGAAAAGTCAGCGGTTTGCGATTAAAACTGGATGATGTCTATCAGGCGCCGCAAATCACCCGAGACATTCTGAAACAGTTGCCTAGTCAATACCGTGCTGCTGACTGGACATATCAACATGCCAATTTTTTCCGAGCGTTAAAAACCGAAAAAACGGTAATGTTTGTTATTTTGATGCTGATTGTCGCTGTTGCTGCCTTTAATATCGTTTCAACACTGGTCATGATGGTCACAGACAAACGGCCGGATATTGCCATTTTGCGAACACTGGGCATGTCACCGGGCGGCATTATGGGTATTTTTATGGTGCAAGGTATTTTAATTGGTTTGGTAGGCACATTGCTTGGCGTCGTTGGGGGCGTGGCATTGGCACTGAATATTTCAGATATTATTGCTGGCGTTGAACGCTTGCTTGGTTATCAATTTTTGCCTGCCGATGTTTATTACATCAGTGATTTACCTTCGCAGTTGCAATGGCATGATGTAACGGTCATCGGCATCACCGCATTTATCTTATCTGTATTGTCGACAATCTACCCCTCATGGCGCGCGGCTCAGGTGCGCCCAGCGGAGGCACTGCGTTATGACTGA
- the lolD gene encoding lipoprotein-releasing ABC transporter ATP-binding protein LolD, which produces MTDSTVLMCQNLAKCYQDGGLSTPVLSDVNLRVNAGERIAIVGSSGSGKSTLLHLLGGLDTPTSGDITIQEQSLHKLSARQLSRLRNRSLGFVYQFHHLLPEFTATENVAMPLVIGGQKPATAKQAAEALLTQVGLDHRLGHKPGELSGGERQRAALARALITRPACLLADEPTGNLDHRTAEGIFELIMSLNTSFKTALVIVTHDQQLAAKMDKTYTLIDGQLSL; this is translated from the coding sequence ATGACTGATAGCACGGTATTAATGTGCCAGAATCTGGCGAAATGTTATCAGGATGGTGGTCTTTCAACTCCGGTATTGAGTGACGTCAACCTTAGGGTTAACGCAGGAGAGCGCATTGCTATTGTTGGCAGTTCCGGTTCTGGGAAAAGTACACTGCTGCATTTGTTGGGCGGATTAGATACACCGACGAGTGGCGATATTACGATTCAAGAACAGTCATTACACAAGTTGTCAGCACGACAACTCAGTCGACTCCGCAATCGCTCATTAGGATTTGTTTACCAGTTTCATCATTTATTGCCAGAGTTTACCGCAACCGAAAATGTGGCTATGCCCCTTGTCATTGGCGGACAAAAACCCGCCACAGCCAAGCAAGCCGCTGAAGCCTTACTGACTCAAGTCGGTTTAGATCACCGCCTCGGCCACAAGCCCGGCGAGTTGTCTGGCGGAGAACGACAACGCGCAGCATTGGCCAGGGCATTAATTACAAGGCCTGCCTGTTTACTGGCAGATGAGCCTACAGGCAATCTCGATCATCGCACAGCCGAGGGTATCTTTGAATTGATCATGTCCCTCAATACCAGCTTCAAGACGGCGCTGGTCATTGTCACCCATGATCAGCAGCTTGCGGCCAAAATGGACAAAACCTATACCTTAATTGATGGTCAACTTAGTCTTTAG
- a CDS encoding DUF2062 domain-containing protein, whose translation MPRKFLKRIMPDHHAMREHPHLQRFGQRILDPQLWHLNRKRVATGLAIGLFIGLLPIPLQMLIVVPLAILLRANLPFAVMSVWITNPLTVAPIYYFEYKLGALLLEMPLLGEYAFTLSWEWFSREFSMIWQPLLLGSLICATIVALLGVVFVRIIWRLVVIRSWLQRAKQKSAKD comes from the coding sequence ATGCCTCGTAAATTCCTAAAACGCATCATGCCAGATCACCACGCAATGCGCGAACATCCGCATTTGCAACGGTTTGGTCAACGTATTTTGGATCCACAACTGTGGCACCTAAATCGTAAACGTGTCGCGACAGGGTTGGCAATTGGCCTGTTCATTGGGCTATTACCGATTCCATTGCAAATGTTAATCGTTGTGCCATTAGCTATTCTGCTCCGGGCAAATCTACCGTTTGCGGTCATGAGCGTGTGGATCACAAATCCACTAACCGTCGCGCCCATTTATTATTTCGAATACAAGCTGGGTGCGTTATTGCTGGAGATGCCGTTACTGGGGGAGTATGCCTTTACCCTGAGCTGGGAATGGTTTAGCAGGGAGTTTTCAATGATCTGGCAGCCTTTGCTGCTTGGATCACTGATTTGTGCCACTATCGTCGCCTTGCTCGGCGTGGTTTTTGTCCGAATTATCTGGCGTTTAGTGGTGATTCGAAGCTGGTTGCAACGCGCAAAACAAAAATCCGCTAAAGACTAA